The stretch of DNA CATTTCTATTACACTAGCTGTATTAATTCTGATGACGGTGTTGTTTGTTGAAAAGCCTCTAAGTTTAAGCGCATTTCCCACTATTTTGCTGATTTCTGCACTCTTGCGATTATCGTTAAATATTGCCTCCACCCGCCTGATATTAGGGCAGGGGGATCAAGGGCCACAAGCTGCCGGACAGGTGATTTATGCCTTCGGTAACTTTGTAATGACTGGTTCGGCCATTATTGGCGCAATTATTTTTGCCATTCTTACGATTATTAATTTCGTTGTAATTACCAAAGGTTCCGGCCGTATTGCCGAGGTGGCTGCGCGGTTCAGCCTTGATGCAATGCCCGGGCGGCAAATGGCGATTGATGCCGATTTGTCAGCGGGGCTAATGAATGAAGAAGAAGCCA from Alphaproteobacteria bacterium encodes:
- a CDS encoding FHIPEP family type III secretion protein, with the translated sequence MSRLFSHTDVIFAMGVLGILVVLLLPVPPALLDFLLGISITLAVLILMTVLFVEKPLSLSAFPTILLISALLRLSLNIASTRLILGQGDQGPQAAGQVIYAFGNFVMTGSAIIGAIIFAILTIINFVVITKGSGRIAEVAARFSLDAMPGRQMAIDADLSAGLMNEEEA